One stretch of Campylobacter sp. CCS1377 DNA includes these proteins:
- the fdhD gene encoding formate dehydrogenase accessory sulfurtransferase FdhD, translating to MEPLFTTQIQKYKGNELLTCDDTLVREIKLEIFINNEKVGALMATPIDEQALAVGYLMSENIIARVDDIKSVESKDDGMSVHINAKIDKENLAKLNAEGVVISGCGRAHTANIDPQSIEASKITSLQKFSKNEILKQMSEFYTQCDLYEKTGCVHTAKLFVDENTFFIGEDIAQHNTIDKALGKARLAGVDLSKCFLMVSGRLSSEMVAKAVMHKVPVLVSRTAPTCLGVMIARKFELTLCGFARGENVNIYSGEFRING from the coding sequence ATGGAACCCTTATTTACAACACAAATTCAAAAATATAAAGGCAATGAACTTTTAACTTGCGATGATACTTTAGTGCGTGAAATTAAACTTGAAATTTTTATTAATAATGAAAAAGTAGGTGCTTTAATGGCAACTCCTATTGATGAACAGGCTTTGGCGGTAGGATATTTGATGAGCGAAAATATCATTGCTAGGGTTGATGATATAAAAAGCGTCGAAAGTAAAGATGATGGAATGAGTGTGCATATTAATGCAAAAATTGATAAAGAAAATTTAGCCAAATTAAATGCTGAAGGTGTGGTGATAAGTGGTTGTGGCAGGGCGCACACGGCAAATATTGATCCACAAAGCATAGAAGCAAGTAAAATCACTTCTTTGCAAAAATTCAGTAAAAATGAGATTTTAAAACAAATGAGCGAATTTTATACTCAATGTGATCTTTATGAAAAGACAGGTTGCGTGCATACGGCTAAGCTTTTTGTTGATGAAAATACTTTTTTTATAGGCGAGGATATAGCCCAGCATAATACCATAGATAAGGCTTTAGGCAAGGCAAGACTTGCTGGAGTTGATCTTAGTAAATGTTTTTTAATGGTCAGTGGAAGGCTTAGCTCTGAAATGGTAGCTAAGGCGGTAATGCATAAAGTCCCAGTGCTTGTATCACGCACTGCTCCTACTTGTTTGGGTGTGATGATAGCAAGAAAATTTGAACTCACACTTTGCGGGTTTGCAAGGGGAGAAAATGTCAATATTTATAGCGGAGAATTTAGAATAAATGGATAA
- a CDS encoding flagellar hook-length control protein FliK, with the protein MSGLNSQNDILNLAPTKSQTKQNKGANLKDDDKQEFLSSLIQAIDEKNEILPQKLNNEQKQELANEVFKQLQNGTLSQDDQISIFESANFMQILGLLDALKMDSKAINLNQFSQKTKQILSIEKNLNVLKNAKDLNELLDLAKKLDLNIEKIKVDRLVELKNTFPNLDKAGFFNNNIESVLKDFINQKIANLIKEIPQKNQDSFAKKPQKENILSKALQDINLKQKAQDDKENDATLLNQKDKIISADKQNHLENSKKNNLNNLPKESVQEQKNKIFLKNEADLKIQQTTHKDIEKNIQNTKKNENEILTLNSDKFHKMQSVNKKEENLPKNTTEILNKNEIFKNSEDIQENISKNKDNILKENILENPTKNLKNTNQEIPQNAKNIVKDLKDLETKTNSLNNTKNDTNANKTHTINEKNPISPLQEFFKSEQRENKNTQNQNINHTLNNTNSTIQNIQTKQNSNQTLDFTQQEKNTDLKNENNNTKDLQNDAFHNELNNTLKELSKVSQNQIKNPIKETFSHFSEDLKEQIQNYKAPITKVNITLNPSNLGEVEVTLMQRGNNLHINFNSNTNTMNLFIQHQAEFKNSLVNMGFTGLEMNFSDQGKKEQNGQQKSKHSYKNDFEIDKQDKELELVLAKYF; encoded by the coding sequence ATGTCAGGACTTAATTCCCAAAATGATATTTTAAATCTTGCTCCTACAAAAAGTCAAACAAAGCAAAATAAAGGTGCGAATTTAAAAGACGATGACAAACAAGAATTTTTGAGCTCTTTAATACAAGCTATAGATGAAAAAAATGAAATTTTACCTCAAAAATTAAATAATGAACAAAAGCAAGAACTTGCAAATGAAGTTTTTAAACAATTACAAAATGGGACTTTAAGTCAAGATGATCAAATTTCGATTTTTGAATCGGCTAATTTTATGCAAATTTTAGGCTTATTAGACGCATTAAAAATGGATTCCAAAGCCATTAATTTAAACCAATTTTCCCAAAAAACCAAGCAAATTTTAAGCATAGAGAAAAATTTAAATGTTTTAAAAAACGCTAAAGATTTAAACGAGCTTTTAGACTTGGCTAAAAAACTTGATTTAAATATAGAAAAAATTAAAGTTGATCGCTTAGTTGAATTAAAAAACACTTTTCCAAATTTAGACAAAGCGGGATTTTTTAACAACAATATAGAAAGTGTTTTAAAAGATTTTATCAACCAAAAAATCGCCAATCTTATCAAAGAAATTCCACAAAAAAATCAAGATTCTTTTGCAAAAAAGCCACAGAAAGAAAACATACTTTCTAAAGCTTTGCAAGATATAAACTTAAAACAAAAAGCTCAAGATGATAAAGAAAACGATGCAACACTTTTAAATCAAAAAGATAAAATAATAAGTGCTGATAAACAAAATCATTTAGAAAATTCAAAAAAAAATAATTTAAATAATTTGCCAAAAGAAAGTGTACAAGAGCAAAAAAACAAAATTTTTTTAAAAAATGAGGCGGATTTAAAAATTCAACAGACCACACACAAAGATATAGAAAAAAACATTCAAAACACAAAAAAGAATGAAAATGAAATTCTAACTCTAAATTCTGATAAGTTTCATAAAATGCAAAGTGTGAATAAAAAAGAAGAAAATTTACCTAAAAATACGACAGAAATTTTAAATAAAAATGAAATTTTCAAAAATTCAGAAGATATACAAGAAAATATTTCAAAAAATAAAGACAATATTTTAAAAGAAAATATTTTGGAAAATCCTACTAAAAATTTAAAAAATACAAATCAAGAAATACCACAAAATGCAAAAAATATCGTTAAAGATTTAAAAGATCTTGAAACAAAAACAAATTCCTTAAACAATACAAAAAATGATACAAATGCCAACAAAACACACACAATAAATGAAAAAAATCCTATTTCGCCTTTGCAAGAATTTTTCAAAAGCGAACAAAGAGAAAATAAAAACACACAAAATCAAAACATAAATCATACGTTAAACAATACAAATTCCACAATTCAAAATATCCAAACCAAACAAAATTCAAATCAAACTTTAGATTTTACCCAGCAAGAAAAAAATACTGATTTAAAAAATGAAAACAATAATACCAAAGACCTACAAAACGATGCCTTTCACAATGAATTAAATAACACCTTAAAAGAACTCTCAAAAGTGAGTCAAAATCAAATTAAAAATCCTATCAAAGAAACTTTTTCACATTTTAGCGAGGATTTAAAAGAACAAATTCAAAACTATAAAGCACCCATTACAAAAGTAAATATAACGCTCAATCCTTCAAATTTAGGTGAAGTAGAAGTTACTTTGATGCAAAGAGGTAATAATTTACATATTAATTTTAATTCCAATACCAACACCATGAATTTATTTATCCAACACCAAGCAGAATTTAAAAATTCTCTTGTAAATATGGGTTTTACTGGACTTGAAATGAATTTTAGCGATCAAGGCAAAAAAGAACAAAACGGACAGCAAAAAAGTAAACATTCATACAAAAATGATTTTGAAATTGACAAGCAAGATAAAGAATTAGAGCTTGTTTTGGCAAAATATTTTTAA
- the selD gene encoding selenide, water dikinase SelD, with translation MEYKKQNLTQFVKASGUAAKLSPCGLKTILNFMQKNPALLSDIGNNEDASVYALSPDLALVQTLDFITPVVDSAYHFGAIAAANALSDVFAMGAEVINALNIVGFDSKNHDISILSELLRGANDKVCECGALIVGGHTIESEELFFGLSVTGKVHPKKFIANNKAKIGDMIILTKPLGVGILSTALKGGILDEKYLKNMLESMMSLNLKASQIALQYQVHAMSDVTGFGLLGHLKEMLNDDISLEIFVKDLPFLEGTKEYFDMGLIPAGAYKNFDFVKPFCSYLEDSHLLLCDPQTSGGLLIALSHDNVKPCLKHLQNENIPAQIIATCVAKGEFALNLK, from the coding sequence CTGGAATACAAAAAACAAAATTTAACACAATTTGTAAAAGCTTCAGGTTGAGCAGCGAAATTAAGCCCGTGTGGTCTTAAAACAATTTTAAATTTCATGCAAAAAAACCCAGCTTTACTTAGCGATATCGGTAATAATGAAGATGCAAGTGTGTATGCGCTTAGCCCTGATTTGGCTTTAGTGCAAACGCTTGATTTTATCACACCTGTTGTGGATAGTGCTTATCATTTTGGTGCTATAGCTGCAGCCAATGCTTTAAGTGATGTTTTTGCCATGGGAGCAGAGGTGATTAATGCCTTAAATATAGTCGGCTTTGATAGCAAAAATCACGATATAAGCATACTTAGCGAGCTTTTAAGGGGTGCAAATGATAAGGTGTGTGAATGTGGTGCATTAATCGTTGGCGGACACACTATAGAAAGCGAAGAATTATTTTTTGGCTTAAGTGTTACGGGCAAGGTGCATCCTAAAAAATTCATTGCCAATAACAAGGCCAAAATAGGCGATATGATTATACTCACTAAGCCTTTGGGTGTTGGGATTTTAAGCACGGCTTTAAAGGGTGGAATTTTAGATGAAAAATATCTAAAAAATATGCTTGAAAGTATGATGAGTTTAAATTTAAAAGCCAGTCAAATTGCTTTACAATACCAAGTACATGCGATGAGTGATGTTACAGGTTTTGGACTTTTAGGGCATTTAAAAGAGATGTTAAATGATGATATTTCTTTGGAAATTTTTGTTAAAGATTTGCCTTTTTTAGAAGGGACAAAAGAGTATTTTGATATGGGTTTAATCCCTGCGGGTGCTTATAAAAATTTTGATTTTGTTAAGCCATTTTGTTCTTATTTAGAAGATAGTCATTTATTGCTTTGTGATCCTCAAACTTCAGGTGGACTTTTGATTGCTTTAAGTCACGATAATGTCAAACCTTGTTTAAAGCATTTACAAAATGAAAATATCCCTGCGCAAATTATCGCTACTTGCGTCGCTAAAGGCGAATTTGCTTTGAATTTGAAGTAA
- a CDS encoding flagellar basal body rod modification protein: MAVGAVNNSSSDLLNSLNNQNQNTKATSNTDTVVQNNNGIVSNPGAELDKDAFLQLLLVELQHQDPTDPMDTDKMLTQTSQLAALEMQQNTNTTMQAMVATMEKLNASIGSGMSMQVLAAVGKLASVENNYVELKTADEVVYLKMYLPEKPKEGEAVEFKIYDENNNLVKTLTVDKGLDKGLYNLAWDGRNDNGAFAGAGKYTIKAEYTNESGGTSKTSYGSYPIEAIKFIDGVPYAKMGGQYVLFDDIAEIIDPSIPSSGDPEDPEDPEDPEKPDNGLPEKPEEKPEE; this comes from the coding sequence ATGGCAGTAGGGGCGGTAAATAATTCATCAAGCGATTTACTTAATAGCTTAAATAACCAAAATCAAAACACAAAAGCAACAAGTAACACAGACACCGTTGTGCAAAATAACAATGGTATAGTCAGCAATCCTGGTGCAGAACTTGACAAAGACGCGTTTTTGCAATTACTTCTTGTAGAACTTCAACACCAAGATCCAACTGATCCTATGGATACAGATAAAATGCTTACTCAAACTTCTCAGCTTGCAGCACTTGAAATGCAACAAAATACAAATACCACAATGCAGGCTATGGTTGCAACCATGGAAAAACTCAATGCTTCAATTGGTTCAGGTATGAGTATGCAAGTTTTAGCAGCTGTTGGAAAATTAGCTTCAGTTGAAAATAATTATGTTGAACTTAAAACAGCCGATGAAGTTGTATATCTTAAAATGTATCTTCCTGAAAAACCAAAAGAAGGCGAGGCAGTTGAGTTTAAAATTTATGATGAAAATAATAACTTAGTAAAAACTTTAACTGTTGATAAAGGTTTAGATAAAGGTCTTTATAATCTTGCTTGGGATGGTAGAAATGATAATGGTGCTTTTGCTGGGGCTGGAAAATACACAATTAAAGCAGAATACACTAACGAAAGTGGCGGGACTTCAAAAACAAGCTATGGTTCTTATCCTATCGAGGCAATTAAATTTATTGATGGGGTGCCTTATGCAAAAATGGGGGGACAATATGTATTATTTGATGATATTGCTGAAATCATTGATCCTAGTATCCCAAGTAGTGGAGATCCTGAAGATCCAGAAGATCCTGAAGATCCTGAAAAACCAGATAATGGTTTACCTGAAAAGCCGGAAGAAAAACCTGAAGAATAA
- the typA gene encoding translational GTPase TypA, with translation MENIRNIAVIAHVDHGKTTMVDELLKQSGTFSEREQIAERVMDSNDIEKERGITILSKNTAINYKGTKINIIDTPGHADFGGEVERVLKMIDGVLLLVDAQEGVMPQTKFVVKKALSLGLKPIVVINKIDKPAADPERVINEIFDLFVALDANDEQLDFAIVYAAAKNGYAKLDLNDESKDMEPLFKTILERVPAPSGTNDNPLQLQVFTLGYDNFVGKIGIARIFNGVVKKNQNVMLAKADGTKVNGRISKLIGFMGLEKMDIEEAGSGDIVAIAGFEALDVGDSVVDPNNPMPLDPLHIEEPTLSIVFSVNDGPLAGTEGKHVTSNKIAERLEAEMKTNIAMKYESSGEGKFKVSGRGELQITILAENMRREGFEFCMGRPEVIVKVEDGVKTEPFEHLVIDVPEEFSGTVIEKLGKRKAEMKTMASTGDGQTRLEFEIPARGLIGFRSQFLTDTKGEGVMNHSFLEFRPFSGTVEKRNNGALISMENGVALGYSLFNLQERGVLFIEPQTKVYTGMIIGEHSRPNDLDVNPIKGKNLTNVRASGSDDAIKLVPPRKLSLERALEWIEEDELVEVTPANIRVRKRYLDPTQRKRMEKAKS, from the coding sequence TTGGAAAACATTAGAAATATCGCAGTTATTGCCCATGTTGATCATGGTAAAACGACTATGGTTGATGAGTTATTAAAACAATCAGGCACTTTTAGCGAAAGAGAACAAATAGCTGAACGCGTTATGGATAGTAATGATATAGAAAAAGAACGCGGTATCACCATACTTTCAAAAAACACGGCGATTAATTACAAAGGCACAAAAATTAATATCATAGACACTCCAGGTCACGCTGATTTTGGTGGGGAAGTTGAGCGTGTTTTGAAAATGATTGATGGAGTTTTGCTTTTAGTAGATGCGCAAGAAGGTGTAATGCCTCAAACTAAATTCGTGGTAAAAAAGGCTTTATCTTTAGGGCTTAAGCCAATAGTAGTGATTAATAAAATCGACAAACCAGCCGCTGATCCTGAAAGAGTAATCAATGAAATTTTTGATCTTTTTGTGGCCTTAGATGCGAATGATGAACAACTTGACTTTGCTATCGTTTATGCTGCTGCGAAAAATGGCTATGCTAAGCTTGATTTAAATGATGAAAGTAAGGATATGGAGCCACTTTTTAAAACCATACTTGAAAGAGTTCCTGCGCCAAGTGGCACCAATGATAATCCTTTACAACTTCAAGTTTTCACTTTAGGTTATGATAATTTCGTAGGAAAAATAGGAATTGCTAGAATTTTTAATGGTGTTGTAAAGAAAAATCAAAATGTAATGCTTGCAAAGGCTGATGGCACTAAAGTAAATGGTAGAATTTCAAAACTTATAGGCTTTATGGGCTTAGAAAAAATGGATATTGAAGAAGCTGGGAGTGGAGATATTGTAGCAATTGCCGGTTTTGAAGCTTTAGATGTGGGTGATAGCGTAGTAGATCCAAACAATCCTATGCCACTTGATCCTTTACACATTGAAGAGCCAACTTTAAGTATAGTATTTTCAGTAAATGATGGTCCGCTAGCTGGCACAGAAGGAAAGCATGTAACTAGTAATAAAATCGCAGAACGCTTAGAAGCTGAAATGAAAACCAATATCGCGATGAAATATGAAAGCAGTGGCGAAGGTAAATTTAAAGTAAGCGGTAGGGGTGAACTTCAAATTACAATTTTAGCTGAAAATATGCGTAGAGAGGGTTTTGAGTTTTGCATGGGAAGACCTGAAGTTATCGTAAAGGTTGAAGATGGGGTTAAAACAGAGCCATTTGAGCATTTGGTTATTGATGTGCCTGAAGAATTTAGTGGAACGGTTATAGAAAAGCTTGGAAAAAGAAAAGCTGAAATGAAAACCATGGCATCAACAGGCGATGGTCAAACAAGACTCGAATTTGAAATTCCAGCAAGAGGACTGATAGGCTTTAGATCTCAATTTTTAACTGATACCAAAGGTGAAGGTGTGATGAATCACAGCTTTTTAGAATTCCGTCCTTTTAGTGGTACAGTTGAAAAACGCAATAACGGCGCTTTAATTTCTATGGAAAATGGTGTGGCTTTAGGGTATTCTTTATTTAATCTCCAAGAACGTGGAGTGCTTTTTATAGAGCCTCAAACTAAAGTTTATACTGGTATGATTATAGGCGAACACTCACGCCCAAATGACTTAGATGTTAATCCTATCAAAGGAAAAAATTTAACCAATGTAAGAGCAAGTGGAAGCGATGATGCGATCAAACTTGTGCCACCTAGAAAGCTAAGCCTTGAAAGGGCTTTAGAATGGATAGAAGAAGATGAGCTTGTAGAAGTCACTCCTGCAAATATCCGTGTTCGCAAACGCTATCTTGATCCAACCCAAAGAAAAAGAATGGAAAAAGCGAAATCTTAA
- a CDS encoding poly(A) polymerase has protein sequence MDLKSLENRRLYILKRLGILKLLSVIEALLVGFLAFVFTRDAIICLASAVLVGIFFFRLTSRKLLRSKEELQIQVLNLFLRRQGAKFQSQGLSEEEFKKLALIENLKEFKSKNHFIFKDFEIYDIWFKTHSNHFFCGILLEYKNNIKNLPNNDIEVIFTKLKHKNFDTQFYFYHKNFMLIASLCNPFFIDFSLSLESNFKNLEQNFIKIQTLFA, from the coding sequence ATGGATTTAAAAAGTTTAGAAAATAGAAGGCTTTATATACTCAAACGCTTGGGAATTTTAAAACTCCTAAGCGTTATAGAAGCCTTACTTGTAGGCTTTCTAGCCTTTGTTTTTACAAGAGATGCTATTATTTGTCTTGCAAGTGCTGTGCTTGTGGGTATTTTTTTCTTTCGTTTAACCAGCAGGAAGCTTTTAAGATCTAAAGAAGAACTTCAAATTCAAGTTTTAAATCTTTTTTTAAGACGACAAGGTGCTAAATTTCAAAGTCAAGGTTTAAGTGAAGAAGAATTTAAAAAACTTGCTTTGATTGAAAATTTAAAAGAATTTAAGAGCAAAAATCATTTTATATTTAAAGATTTTGAAATTTATGATATATGGTTTAAAACGCACTCAAATCATTTTTTTTGTGGCATTTTACTTGAATATAAAAATAATATAAAAAATTTGCCTAATAACGATATAGAGGTCATTTTTACTAAATTAAAACATAAAAATTTTGATACACAATTTTATTTTTACCATAAAAATTTTATGCTCATTGCTAGTCTTTGCAATCCTTTTTTTATTGATTTTTCTTTAAGTTTAGAAAGTAATTTTAAAAATTTAGAGCAAAATTTTATAAAGATACAAACGCTTTTTGCTTAA
- the yedF gene encoding sulfurtransferase-like selenium metabolism protein YedF: protein MKIDCRNLACPRPVIETKQAIEKLQVGDSLEIFLNSEVSKNNVLKFLNSLNLETTLIQKGEEFIIQTIKKEMKNLNLNPDDFSCDNNDTRQKNVLFLKTLKVGEGELGENLFVGFLNTLKNLENPPYKILCVNESVLLNCDEEHKAYAAMKELEKMGIEIISCGACLEYFGKSKELKIGTIGNAYEILSELFGKAKIITL, encoded by the coding sequence ATGAAAATTGATTGTCGGAATTTAGCTTGTCCAAGGCCAGTTATAGAAACAAAACAAGCTATTGAAAAATTGCAAGTTGGTGACAGTTTGGAGATTTTTTTAAATTCTGAAGTATCAAAAAATAATGTTTTAAAATTTTTAAATTCTTTAAATTTGGAAACTACACTCATACAAAAAGGTGAAGAATTTATAATTCAAACCATTAAAAAAGAAATGAAAAATTTAAATCTAAATCCTGATGACTTTAGTTGTGATAATAATGATACTAGGCAAAAAAATGTGCTTTTTTTAAAAACCCTTAAAGTAGGCGAGGGCGAGCTTGGAGAGAATTTATTTGTTGGCTTTTTAAATACTTTGAAAAATTTAGAAAATCCTCCATACAAAATTCTTTGTGTTAATGAAAGCGTTTTGCTAAATTGCGATGAAGAGCACAAAGCATATGCAGCTATGAAAGAGCTTGAAAAAATGGGTATTGAAATTATTAGTTGTGGTGCTTGTTTGGAGTATTTTGGGAAAAGCAAAGAGCTTAAAATTGGCACTATAGGCAATGCTTATGAAATTTTAAGTGAGCTTTTTGGTAAAGCAAAAATCATTACTTTATAA
- a CDS encoding sodium:proline symporter produces MPHLNIEIALMFVAYAALMLYIGFYFFKKNKSTEDYFLGRREVGPVISALSAGASDMSGWLLMGLPGALYVSGFIEGYIAIGLVVGATLNWLFVAKRLRIYTGIIANSITIPDYLEARFHDDKHILRVVCAIVILIFFTFYVSSGLVSGAKLFEETFGIAYDYALTTGTLIIVAYTFFGGYKAVCWTDMIQGLLMLGALIVVPVVMLMHLGGFKEAKNYIFTSDNASQNILKIQKEIPQILSNLNSIENITEITSLVQDLNHSKDGILSTKNIKEKFKNDENILKLFNNDLKNSLTFSEFANKLNSALTMQKKEKDTKELYNLLDAFSKLSLMDKNRLEWFEGISFLGIISALAWGLGYFGQPHILVRFMSIRSVKDIPMATFVGISWMSLCLISTCFMGILGIAYVNKFNLSLHDPEKIFIVMSQLLFNPWIAGILLSAILAAIMSTASSQLLVSSATIAEDFYKRILHKDAPNKTVMNLGRAGVLIVAVVAFLISTDKNSSVLEIVAYAWAGFGASFGSVMLFSLFWENMTKAGAIAGMISGTLGVVIWKNFIAQYFALYELVPAFLFASLMIVFVSFVTKTQASVKESYKNMLKHL; encoded by the coding sequence ATGCCTCATTTAAATATCGAAATCGCCTTAATGTTTGTAGCCTATGCTGCTTTGATGCTTTATATAGGATTTTATTTTTTCAAAAAAAACAAAAGCACGGAAGATTATTTTTTAGGCAGGCGTGAGGTAGGACCGGTAATTTCTGCTTTGAGTGCAGGGGCTTCTGATATGAGTGGTTGGCTTTTGATGGGCTTGCCTGGTGCTTTATATGTGAGCGGTTTTATCGAAGGATATATTGCTATAGGTTTGGTTGTGGGTGCGACTTTAAATTGGCTTTTTGTAGCTAAAAGGCTTAGAATTTATACAGGAATTATTGCAAATTCTATCACCATACCTGATTATCTTGAAGCAAGGTTTCATGATGATAAGCACATTTTAAGAGTGGTTTGTGCAATTGTAATTTTAATATTTTTTACCTTTTATGTTTCATCAGGACTTGTAAGTGGCGCAAAGCTTTTTGAAGAAACTTTTGGTATAGCTTATGATTATGCTTTAACAACTGGGACTTTAATCATAGTCGCTTACACTTTTTTTGGCGGTTATAAGGCGGTTTGCTGGACGGATATGATCCAAGGACTTTTGATGCTTGGAGCTTTGATTGTCGTTCCTGTGGTTATGCTTATGCATTTGGGTGGTTTTAAAGAGGCTAAAAATTATATTTTTACTTCTGATAATGCTAGTCAAAATATTTTAAAGATTCAAAAAGAAATTCCACAAATTTTATCCAATTTAAATTCCATAGAAAACATAACAGAAATTACATCTTTAGTTCAAGATTTAAATCATAGCAAAGATGGAATTTTAAGTACTAAAAATATCAAAGAAAAATTTAAAAATGATGAAAATATTTTAAAGCTTTTTAATAATGATTTAAAAAATTCACTTACTTTTTCAGAATTTGCCAATAAATTAAACTCTGCTTTAACAATGCAAAAGAAAGAAAAAGATACAAAAGAGCTTTATAATCTATTAGATGCCTTTAGTAAGCTTTCTTTAATGGATAAAAATCGTTTGGAGTGGTTTGAGGGTATTTCATTTTTGGGTATTATTTCAGCACTTGCTTGGGGACTTGGATATTTTGGACAACCTCATATTTTGGTGCGTTTTATGTCGATAAGATCGGTTAAGGATATTCCTATGGCAACTTTTGTTGGGATAAGCTGGATGAGCCTTTGTTTGATAAGCACTTGTTTTATGGGAATTTTGGGCATTGCTTATGTGAATAAATTTAATCTTAGCTTGCATGATCCTGAGAAAATTTTTATCGTGATGTCGCAACTTTTATTTAATCCTTGGATTGCTGGTATTTTGCTTTCAGCGATTTTAGCGGCGATTATGAGCACGGCAAGTTCGCAACTTTTAGTTTCTAGTGCAACGATAGCTGAAGATTTTTATAAAAGAATTTTGCATAAAGATGCACCGAATAAAACTGTGATGAATTTAGGGCGCGCTGGGGTTTTGATTGTCGCTGTAGTAGCATTTTTGATTTCTACGGATAAAAATTCAAGTGTTTTAGAAATAGTCGCTTATGCGTGGGCTGGTTTTGGAGCAAGTTTTGGTTCCGTGATGCTTTTTTCTTTGTTTTGGGAAAATATGACAAAAGCAGGTGCTATTGCTGGGATGATTAGCGGTACGCTTGGTGTGGTGATTTGGAAAAATTTCATAGCACAGTATTTTGCCTTGTATGAGCTTGTGCCTGCGTTTTTGTTTGCTTCTTTGATGATTGTTTTTGTGAGTTTTGTAACCAAAACACAAGCAAGTGTTAAAGAATCTTATAAAAATATGCTAAAACACCTTTAA
- a CDS encoding winged helix-turn-helix domain-containing protein, with translation MDKEILAYMKELLNSNEKLDCGTAFKIAKKFNISVEEVGNMADVNGIRIDNCELGQFGHLDFEKAKIEVLKELEPNLDEKRRIFCKDARNIAKQGCGLKSVRSALKSYKIDVKYCQLGCFKEKKGKQLVVRTKTWIENADGDLLFGKGKTELLELIGQTGSILQASKLMGINYKKAWMHLQILQKNTKEDLVATRQGRSKDSGTKLTPKALELMHNYSILQKDIEEYANKRFKELFFKEKNPLEKESKIKEK, from the coding sequence ATGGATAAAGAAATTTTAGCTTATATGAAAGAGCTTTTAAATAGCAATGAAAAGCTTGATTGTGGTACGGCATTTAAGATCGCTAAAAAATTTAATATTAGCGTGGAAGAAGTGGGAAATATGGCAGATGTAAATGGAATTCGTATTGATAATTGCGAACTGGGACAATTTGGTCATCTTGATTTTGAGAAAGCTAAAATAGAAGTATTAAAAGAACTTGAACCAAATTTAGATGAAAAACGCAGAATTTTTTGTAAAGATGCAAGAAATATTGCTAAGCAGGGTTGTGGGTTAAAGTCTGTGCGTTCGGCTTTGAAAAGTTATAAAATCGATGTGAAATATTGCCAACTTGGTTGTTTTAAAGAAAAAAAAGGCAAACAGCTTGTTGTAAGAACTAAAACTTGGATAGAAAATGCCGATGGCGATTTGCTTTTTGGCAAAGGCAAAACTGAGCTTTTAGAGCTTATAGGGCAAACAGGAAGTATTTTGCAGGCTTCAAAACTTATGGGGATAAATTATAAAAAAGCTTGGATGCATTTGCAAATTTTGCAAAAAAATACCAAAGAAGATTTGGTTGCTACAAGACAAGGCAGATCAAAAGATTCTGGAACAAAACTTACTCCCAAGGCTTTAGAATTAATGCATAATTATTCTATTTTGCAAAAAGATATTGAAGAATACGCTAATAAACGCTTTAAAGAATTATTTTTTAAGGAAAAAAATCCTCTTGAAAAAGAAAGTAAAATAAAGGAAAAATAA